The Lacrimispora xylanolytica genome has a segment encoding these proteins:
- a CDS encoding MarR family winged helix-turn-helix transcriptional regulator: protein MKEEYRKLSKYTGGIYRCTLSYTNEVLKPYGLCGGSGSFLLALALKDGINQNQLSKELNVDKAMSAREVKKLIQMGYVKKETDHKDTRAYKLYLTEEGKSMIPAIKKEMTLWNDAITKGLDEKEKEELMRMLDVVLKEARHLRRIQKDEE from the coding sequence ATGAAAGAAGAATATAGAAAGCTCAGTAAGTATACGGGAGGTATTTATCGTTGTACCCTGTCTTATACCAATGAAGTATTAAAACCATACGGATTATGCGGCGGAAGCGGTTCCTTTTTGCTGGCGTTAGCTCTTAAAGATGGAATCAACCAAAACCAGCTGAGCAAGGAATTAAACGTGGATAAAGCGATGTCAGCCAGAGAGGTAAAAAAACTGATCCAAATGGGATATGTGAAAAAAGAGACAGACCATAAGGATACAAGAGCGTATAAGCTTTATCTGACGGAAGAGGGAAAATCCATGATTCCAGCCATCAAAAAGGAAATGACTCTCTGGAACGATGCCATTACAAAAGGGCTTGATGAGAAGGAAAAGGAAGAACTGATGAGGATGCTTGATGTGGTTTTAAAAGAAGCAAGACATCTTCGAAGGATTCAAAAAGATGAGGAATAA
- a CDS encoding response regulator transcription factor has protein sequence MDTKPTVLIIEDEDAICNFISAVLTSNDYQVIKAKTGKEGLSMFTSHIPDIILLDLGLPDMDGVEILKKIRSWSKVPIIVVSARGHEREKVAALDLGADDYIVKPFGTPELLARIRTAIRHSAEAAGAGGHEADKFMVGNLEINYGKRIVIKDGERVHLTPIEYKIMVLLSKNAGKVLTHDFIIREIWGLYTDESHTLRVNMANIRRKIEINPGNPQYILTEMGVGYRMVEELGEA, from the coding sequence ATGGATACCAAACCAACGGTCTTAATCATCGAAGATGAGGATGCCATCTGCAATTTCATCTCAGCAGTATTAACTTCTAACGATTATCAGGTCATAAAAGCCAAAACAGGAAAGGAAGGACTTTCCATGTTCACCTCTCACATCCCTGATATCATTCTTTTGGACCTTGGTCTTCCTGATATGGACGGGGTGGAGATACTGAAAAAAATCCGAAGCTGGTCAAAGGTACCTATCATTGTAGTATCAGCCAGAGGCCATGAACGGGAGAAAGTAGCAGCTCTTGATCTTGGGGCAGATGATTATATCGTAAAGCCCTTTGGCACACCAGAGCTTCTTGCCCGGATTCGAACAGCCATCCGCCACAGCGCAGAGGCAGCTGGCGCGGGAGGTCATGAAGCAGATAAATTCATGGTAGGGAATCTGGAAATTAATTATGGAAAGCGAATCGTCATAAAGGATGGAGAGCGGGTTCATTTAACGCCCATTGAATACAAGATTATGGTGCTTCTTTCCAAAAATGCAGGCAAAGTATTGACTCATGATTTTATCATTCGGGAAATATGGGGGCTTTATACGGATGAGAGCCATACCTTGCGGGTGAATATGGCCAACATTCGAAGAAAAATAGAAATTAATCCTGGGAATCCCCAATATATCCTCACTGAGATGGGGGTCGGATACCGGATGGTGGAAGAGCTTGGAGAGGCATAA
- a CDS encoding amino acid ABC transporter permease has translation MSIWDFSVIPNYFMSFLDAAKMTVLVTVFGILIGIIFGLILALMRISNYRILSIPARVYIWIVRGTPLLLQLLLIYFGLVNIVRIGNLPSAFLALGLHNAAYIAEIFRGSIQGIARGQREAGLSLGMTEGKVMRRIVLPQAFKRAVPSLSNQLIIALKDSSLASAVAIPELLLYARQLGSSTFRLMEMLSIAAIYYLIMTSVLTILANGIEKRLNVSDFKVLE, from the coding sequence ATGAGCATTTGGGACTTTTCAGTTATTCCAAACTATTTTATGTCATTTTTAGATGCAGCAAAGATGACGGTATTGGTAACGGTATTCGGTATCCTTATTGGTATTATATTTGGACTTATTCTTGCACTGATGCGTATATCCAATTACAGGATTTTAAGCATTCCTGCACGGGTATATATATGGATTGTTCGGGGGACTCCATTGCTGTTACAGTTACTATTGATTTATTTTGGTCTCGTTAATATCGTTCGTATTGGTAATCTACCCTCCGCTTTTTTAGCACTTGGACTTCATAATGCGGCGTACATCGCAGAAATATTCAGAGGGTCGATACAGGGAATTGCCAGAGGACAGCGGGAAGCAGGTCTTTCTTTGGGGATGACAGAGGGGAAGGTAATGCGCCGTATCGTATTACCGCAGGCATTCAAACGTGCAGTCCCCTCATTAAGCAATCAGTTGATCATAGCCCTAAAGGATTCCTCTTTAGCGAGTGCTGTTGCCATACCGGAGCTATTGCTATATGCAAGACAGCTTGGTTCCTCTACGTTCCGATTAATGGAAATGTTAAGCATAGCAGCTATTTACTATTTGATTATGACCTCAGTATTAACGATATTAGCTAATGGAATTGAGAAACGATTAAATGTCAGTGATTTTAAAGTATTGGAGTGA
- a CDS encoding MFS transporter, which yields MEQTNEKVYKNRMLILINVVLLTLMATLDSSIVNVALPQMSELLHVSSEAISWVVTIYLLVVVGTILIFGRLGDIIGKTRIFLYGVLVFTAGSLLCGISHSFLQLIISRGIQALGAAAAMGTNQGIITQVFPANERGKALGISGTAVALGSMAGPPLGGFIIHSFAWEYIFLINVPIGILVYFLGIRILPKSKKASQQPFDRKGSVLFLFSVVTLFLSLTLGKNYGYASPLIVGGFLFFFISFLLFLYLESRTEVPLLPLSLFRNSLFSISILCAFLSFVALSSSSIILPFYLQDTLKYSPAFTGIILMVSPVILAVVAPVSGYLSDKIGSEILTFAGLCLSGVGLCLMATLTETSEIKVLVVYLAIMSVGNGLFQSPNNSITMSTAPKNMLGICGSVNALIRNLGIISGVSFAVIILYSQMSQKVGYNVSDYIRGRDDVFIYGMRTVYLIAAAICGMGACLTAVRLYGQKRKKQSYHNVETS from the coding sequence ATGGAACAAACAAATGAAAAAGTATACAAAAACCGTATGCTTATTTTAATTAATGTAGTGTTGCTCACCCTTATGGCTACTCTGGACAGCAGCATCGTAAACGTGGCCCTTCCCCAGATGTCAGAGCTTTTACACGTAAGCTCAGAGGCAATTTCCTGGGTAGTAACGATTTATCTTCTGGTGGTGGTCGGAACCATTTTAATTTTTGGCCGTTTGGGCGATATTATAGGAAAGACACGGATTTTCTTATACGGAGTTTTAGTTTTTACTGCTGGATCATTGCTTTGCGGGATATCCCATAGCTTTTTACAGCTCATTATTTCCCGGGGAATCCAGGCTCTTGGAGCAGCGGCAGCTATGGGCACCAATCAGGGAATCATCACCCAGGTCTTTCCAGCAAATGAGAGGGGAAAAGCCCTTGGAATCTCAGGTACTGCGGTAGCGCTTGGGTCCATGGCAGGTCCACCCCTGGGCGGTTTTATTATACATTCTTTTGCCTGGGAATATATATTTTTAATTAATGTACCAATTGGAATCTTGGTTTATTTTTTAGGAATAAGGATTCTTCCCAAATCAAAAAAAGCATCGCAACAGCCCTTTGATAGAAAAGGAAGTGTTTTATTTTTATTTTCCGTGGTCACTTTGTTTTTATCACTGACATTGGGAAAGAACTACGGATACGCAAGCCCGCTGATTGTGGGAGGATTCCTTTTCTTTTTTATTTCCTTCCTTTTGTTTCTTTATCTGGAGAGCCGGACAGAAGTACCCCTTTTGCCTCTCAGTCTGTTTCGAAACAGCCTGTTTTCCATCAGCATATTATGCGCCTTTTTATCCTTTGTGGCGCTCAGTAGCTCTTCCATCATCCTGCCCTTTTATCTTCAGGATACCCTTAAATATTCTCCTGCGTTTACAGGAATCATACTTATGGTATCTCCGGTAATTCTGGCAGTAGTAGCTCCAGTCAGCGGGTATTTATCTGATAAGATAGGTTCGGAGATTCTTACCTTTGCAGGACTTTGCTTGTCAGGAGTGGGACTTTGTCTTATGGCCACCTTAACGGAAACTTCAGAAATCAAGGTTTTGGTGGTTTATCTGGCAATCATGTCAGTAGGAAACGGATTATTTCAATCTCCCAACAATTCTATTACAATGTCTACGGCTCCGAAAAATATGCTGGGAATCTGCGGTAGTGTCAATGCATTGATTCGGAATCTGGGTATTATCAGCGGAGTGTCCTTTGCTGTTATTATTCTCTACAGCCAGATGAGTCAGAAGGTCGGTTATAATGTATCAGATTATATCAGGGGACGTGACGATGTATTTATTTATGGAATGAGGACCGTCTATCTGATTGCCGCAGCGATTTGCGGAATGGGTGCTTGTTTAACCGCAGTGAGACTGTACGGTCAGAAGCGAAAGAAACAGTCCTATCATAATGTGGAAACGAGTTAG
- a CDS encoding class I SAM-dependent methyltransferase → MNDQVEALHELKALLEEAGKDSRNFKIYDKLGEYYKKEGNLKRAYFCFVHSFYLCEDKEEASRLSSIIEAMKKDSPEDTPQVSLLLPSVPELAQMKAILAATLALKEDSNHVVILDWEESKEVTDWLLGEKEITVLSVKGLTLHNAYEKAVKLTGEADDLMILDKGSALLAHALFLLRMSLYRDDEIGAVNAVTNGPAYGLTEFETPIRRADGYAIEHNLPGDDNMAPALVPSCGSILVNRKCWDEVKGFHPSFLTLEVAEKDLSFQLISLKKLTFICHHGYVYTIVQNQNNPARLLDFNHFYDRWNVRLNYSMFSRPDILALITDPADTPLRVLDVGCACGASLLAIKNKYPLAELHGIELDPGSWSIASKLFPVTQGNVEQDLDYPGEYFDYIIFGDVLEHLNQPEAVLVNMKRYLKPGGMILASIPNIMHISVIGDLLNGAFTYQDSGILDRTHLRFFTKAEIIKMFSRAGYEILDVGNTRVWVSDDQLRLIEKLCALSTSQTDAFTAYQYLVKAKK, encoded by the coding sequence ATGAACGATCAGGTGGAAGCCTTACATGAATTGAAAGCGCTTTTGGAAGAAGCCGGAAAGGACAGCCGGAATTTTAAGATTTATGATAAATTAGGAGAATACTATAAAAAGGAAGGGAATTTAAAACGGGCGTATTTTTGCTTTGTCCACAGTTTTTATCTTTGTGAGGATAAAGAAGAAGCTTCCAGGCTTTCAAGCATCATTGAAGCTATGAAAAAGGATTCACCGGAGGATACCCCCCAGGTATCTCTCCTCCTTCCATCCGTACCGGAACTGGCACAAATGAAAGCTATTTTAGCTGCCACACTGGCCCTTAAGGAAGATTCCAATCACGTTGTAATTCTTGACTGGGAGGAATCAAAGGAAGTTACTGACTGGCTGCTTGGTGAAAAAGAGATTACGGTACTTTCTGTCAAGGGACTTACCCTTCATAATGCCTATGAAAAGGCTGTGAAGCTGACAGGAGAAGCAGATGATCTTATGATTTTAGATAAAGGCTCTGCTCTCCTTGCCCATGCCCTGTTCCTCCTTCGCATGTCTCTTTACAGAGATGACGAAATTGGCGCTGTCAATGCAGTCACCAACGGACCTGCCTACGGACTGACAGAATTTGAAACTCCCATTCGCCGGGCTGATGGTTATGCGATTGAACATAACCTGCCTGGAGATGATAATATGGCTCCGGCTCTTGTCCCCTCCTGCGGCAGCATTCTGGTAAACAGAAAATGCTGGGATGAAGTCAAAGGCTTCCATCCATCCTTCCTGACCTTAGAGGTAGCGGAAAAGGATTTAAGCTTCCAGCTTATTTCCTTAAAAAAGCTGACCTTTATCTGCCACCACGGCTATGTCTATACCATTGTACAGAATCAGAATAATCCAGCCAGACTCCTGGATTTCAACCATTTTTATGATAGATGGAACGTGCGCCTTAATTATTCCATGTTCAGCCGTCCGGATATCCTGGCCCTCATTACAGATCCAGCCGATACCCCACTAAGAGTCTTAGATGTAGGCTGTGCCTGTGGAGCTTCTCTGCTAGCCATAAAGAATAAATACCCACTGGCAGAGCTTCACGGCATTGAGCTGGATCCCGGCTCATGGAGCATTGCTTCCAAGCTGTTTCCCGTAACTCAGGGCAACGTAGAACAGGACCTGGATTATCCAGGGGAATATTTTGACTATATTATATTTGGTGATGTACTGGAGCACTTAAACCAGCCTGAGGCTGTGCTGGTAAATATGAAACGTTATTTAAAGCCAGGTGGTATGATTCTTGCAAGCATTCCAAATATCATGCACATTTCGGTTATCGGCGATCTGTTAAATGGTGCCTTTACCTATCAGGACAGCGGAATTTTGGACCGGACCCACCTTCGTTTCTTTACAAAGGCAGAAATCATCAAAATGTTCTCACGGGCAGGATATGAGATCCTTGATGTTGGCAACACCAGAGTCTGGGTCAGTGATGATCAGCTGCGCCTGATTGAGAAGCTTTGCGCTCTCAGTACCAGTCAGACAGACGCATTTACCGCTTATCAGTATCTGGTGAAGGCGAAAAAATAA
- a CDS encoding ABC transporter substrate-binding protein: MNLRKKIILFLVLTSISILFTGCKKEETDSLKRVEQAGTLTVVGSGGYPPFNYMEDGKVVGFDVDTGEEIAKRLGVGLNYVTSDWDGLTEGLRNKRYDAVLGSMAITDERLKVVDFTNPYYYSGAQLFVNKDSEITEVNQLSGKKIAVTTGTNFVLDAEKLGAEVSFYQDDNATLLELINGRVDGVITDRLVGLSAMEDIAGGENLILIGELLRLENMGIAINKDDKELLEKINKIIQEMHEDGTLTKISEKWLGGVDITVK; the protein is encoded by the coding sequence ATGAATCTGAGAAAAAAAATAATATTATTCTTAGTATTAACATCAATTTCGATTCTTTTCACCGGCTGCAAAAAGGAGGAAACAGACAGTTTAAAGCGCGTTGAGCAAGCAGGTACATTAACGGTTGTAGGAAGTGGAGGTTACCCCCCATTTAACTATATGGAAGATGGTAAAGTTGTCGGATTTGACGTTGATACAGGGGAAGAAATAGCAAAGCGTTTAGGGGTTGGACTTAACTATGTCACATCTGATTGGGATGGCCTGACGGAAGGGTTAAGGAACAAGCGATATGATGCTGTCTTAGGTAGTATGGCTATAACAGATGAGCGCCTTAAAGTTGTAGATTTTACAAATCCTTATTATTATTCAGGTGCACAATTATTTGTAAATAAAGATTCAGAAATTACTGAAGTGAATCAATTGAGCGGAAAAAAAATTGCTGTAACGACAGGAACGAATTTTGTTTTAGATGCAGAAAAATTAGGAGCAGAAGTAAGCTTTTATCAAGATGATAATGCGACACTTTTGGAGTTGATCAATGGGCGGGTTGATGGTGTGATTACAGACCGATTGGTAGGCTTGTCTGCAATGGAGGATATTGCAGGCGGTGAAAATCTGATTCTTATCGGAGAACTATTAAGGCTTGAAAATATGGGGATCGCAATCAACAAGGATGATAAGGAACTACTAGAAAAAATAAATAAAATAATACAAGAAATGCATGAGGATGGTACATTAACTAAGATCAGTGAAAAATGGCTGGGTGGCGTGGATATCACGGTGAAATAG
- a CDS encoding sensor histidine kinase KdpD, whose protein sequence is MDKGGDAGMDLMDQRPDPDEILETIKAGESKPAGKLKIFFGYAAGVGKTYAMLDAAQELYRSGVDVLVGYIEPHTRPETMEKLKGLPILPPKTVSYRKIELKEFDLDEALRRKPELILVDELAHTNGEGGRNKKRYQDIEELLAAGIDVYTTVNVQHMESLNDVIENITTIRVQETVPDYIFDRAEEIKLVDLEPEELLRRLEGGKVYGPDRARLAMQNFFSRENLRLLREIALRCTADKISLENQNQRTLSDKLANTKMLVCIGPSPSSAKCIRWTARAAEAFHASWSALYVEDTKREGVTKQQQKTIQENIELAEKLGAEIVNLTGHDLSIVISEYAKLSGITNIVVGKSRNRKTLKSLFEEDLEDKLISLLPAIEVHIIPGTVGKRSYRKPRKSLNVEMPHLSLGDSMKSLAILVAATLLSFGFHGLDVMNQNIIMVYIFSVLLISRVTEGYVYGIASSVISVLTFNFFFTEPYFTLDAIQTGYPLTFLIMLLVALITSAMTVRIKAEARLAVKREHRTEVLYEINKKLLAARGLETIVSLTNDYITRLFDRSIVFFPLDPVQGEDGIVMQAFDDVDASVLNSPDEKAVAHWVFLNQKRAGAGTDTLMGAAAFYMPVVSQGKVLAVWGISCKKGKLDHDTRLFLRMIASQAAMALERQKLSDEQNRIVVESEKERMRSTLLRAISHDLRTPLAGILGSSSAILENRKALDEATRDSLIANIQEESQWLIRMVENLLSVTRINENASNLVTKPEAAEEVVGEAVSRIKHRFPQREIMVYVPEEYLEVPMDGTLIVQVLINLLENGIKYSPEDTPVELHLKRNGDWAEFMVMDRGKGISQEEFPYLFTGNKPAEHRSSDSARGLGIGLSICKTIINAHGGELMAENREGKGAVFRLTLPLKGSE, encoded by the coding sequence ATGGATAAAGGTGGTGATGCAGGAATGGATCTGATGGACCAGAGGCCGGATCCCGATGAAATTTTAGAGACGATCAAAGCCGGAGAGTCAAAGCCGGCAGGCAAACTTAAAATTTTTTTTGGGTACGCGGCTGGTGTTGGAAAAACGTATGCCATGCTGGATGCGGCGCAGGAGCTTTATAGAAGCGGCGTGGATGTTCTGGTTGGCTATATTGAGCCTCATACACGCCCGGAAACCATGGAAAAGCTGAAAGGACTCCCCATCCTCCCTCCCAAAACAGTATCATACCGGAAGATAGAGTTAAAAGAATTCGACTTGGACGAAGCCCTAAGGCGAAAGCCGGAGCTGATTTTAGTGGATGAACTGGCCCACACCAATGGGGAAGGCGGAAGAAATAAAAAAAGGTATCAGGATATTGAGGAGCTGCTGGCAGCAGGCATCGATGTTTACACCACGGTAAATGTCCAGCATATGGAAAGTCTGAATGATGTCATAGAGAACATCACAACAATCAGGGTTCAGGAAACCGTACCGGATTACATTTTTGACCGGGCAGAGGAAATCAAGCTGGTGGATCTTGAGCCGGAAGAGCTTCTGCGCCGTTTGGAAGGCGGTAAGGTCTACGGTCCTGACCGTGCCAGGCTGGCTATGCAGAACTTTTTCAGTCGGGAAAATTTAAGACTTTTGCGGGAAATTGCTCTTAGATGCACGGCTGATAAGATAAGTCTGGAAAATCAAAACCAGCGCACCTTATCCGATAAGCTGGCTAATACAAAGATGCTGGTCTGCATCGGTCCCTCACCCTCCTCTGCCAAATGTATCCGCTGGACCGCCAGGGCAGCGGAAGCATTTCATGCAAGCTGGAGTGCTCTTTATGTGGAAGATACCAAAAGAGAAGGGGTCACAAAGCAGCAGCAAAAGACCATTCAGGAGAATATAGAGCTGGCAGAAAAGCTGGGAGCTGAAATCGTAAACCTGACCGGTCATGACCTTTCAATTGTCATATCGGAATATGCAAAGCTATCTGGAATTACAAATATAGTGGTGGGTAAGAGCCGGAACCGAAAGACACTGAAAAGTCTGTTTGAAGAGGATTTAGAAGATAAGCTGATTTCCCTTTTGCCAGCCATAGAGGTCCATATCATCCCTGGAACTGTGGGAAAACGGAGCTATCGAAAACCACGTAAAAGTTTAAATGTGGAAATGCCCCATCTATCCTTAGGAGATTCCATGAAATCCCTTGCTATCTTGGTGGCAGCTACCTTACTGTCCTTTGGATTTCATGGTCTGGATGTTATGAACCAGAACATTATTATGGTTTATATTTTTTCTGTTTTACTGATTTCGAGGGTCACAGAAGGGTATGTATATGGAATTGCCTCCTCCGTCATCAGCGTCCTGACCTTTAATTTCTTTTTTACAGAGCCTTATTTTACTCTGGATGCCATACAAACCGGCTATCCGCTGACCTTTCTTATTATGCTTTTGGTGGCACTGATTACAAGTGCCATGACGGTAAGGATTAAAGCGGAAGCAAGACTTGCGGTAAAAAGGGAGCACCGGACGGAGGTGCTTTATGAGATCAACAAAAAGCTTTTGGCAGCCAGAGGACTTGAAACTATTGTATCATTGACCAATGACTACATCACCAGGCTGTTTGACCGATCCATTGTGTTCTTTCCTTTGGATCCGGTACAGGGGGAAGATGGAATAGTCATGCAGGCGTTTGACGACGTGGATGCTTCTGTTTTGAATTCTCCGGATGAAAAGGCAGTGGCACACTGGGTATTTCTCAATCAGAAGCGGGCCGGGGCAGGAACGGATACTTTAATGGGAGCTGCCGCTTTCTATATGCCAGTGGTTTCCCAGGGGAAGGTTCTTGCTGTTTGGGGAATCTCCTGTAAAAAGGGAAAGTTAGATCACGATACCCGTCTGTTCCTGCGGATGATCGCATCTCAGGCAGCCATGGCTCTGGAGCGGCAAAAGCTTTCTGATGAGCAGAACCGCATTGTGGTGGAGTCAGAAAAGGAGAGAATGAGGAGCACGCTTTTGCGGGCCATTTCTCACGATCTGCGCACCCCCCTTGCAGGGATATTAGGCTCCAGCTCTGCCATTTTGGAAAACAGAAAAGCGCTTGACGAGGCGACAAGAGATAGCCTTATTGCCAATATACAGGAAGAATCCCAATGGCTGATCCGCATGGTGGAAAATCTTCTTTCGGTTACAAGAATTAACGAAAACGCATCTAATTTAGTAACCAAACCGGAAGCAGCGGAGGAGGTAGTGGGAGAGGCAGTAAGCAGAATCAAGCACAGGTTTCCCCAACGGGAAATCATGGTGTATGTACCAGAGGAGTACCTGGAGGTTCCCATGGATGGCACGCTGATTGTACAGGTACTCATCAATCTTTTGGAAAATGGGATCAAGTATTCACCAGAGGATACCCCTGTGGAGCTCCACTTAAAAAGGAATGGAGATTGGGCTGAATTTATGGTCATGGATCGGGGAAAGGGGATTTCCCAGGAGGAATTTCCTTATCTTTTTACCGGAAATAAGCCGGCAGAACATAGAAGCTCTGATTCAGCCAGAGGCCTTGGAATCGGATTGTCTATCTGCAAGACCATTATAAACGCCCATGGAGGCGAATTAATGGCTGAAAACAGGGAGGGCAAAGGAGCCGTATTTCGCCTTACCCTGCCATTGAAAGGAAGTGAATAA
- a CDS encoding potassium-transporting ATPase subunit C produces MKLKKELRPALICFGIMTVLCGALYTAAITGISQLVFKDQANGSIVAVHQKNGTKIEMGSRLLAQSFTKPEYLVGRPAGVSNLSPVSKEEKTLVQERIDWWHTLDPENEKEIPMDLVTGSGSGVDPHITPQAAEYQVTRIAKARGMTEEEVRHMINKYTSGRLLGFMGEPSVDVFMVNLALDGLI; encoded by the coding sequence ATGAAATTAAAAAAAGAATTAAGACCAGCACTCATTTGCTTTGGCATTATGACGGTTCTTTGCGGTGCTCTATATACGGCAGCCATAACAGGGATTTCCCAGCTTGTGTTTAAGGACCAGGCAAATGGAAGTATCGTTGCCGTGCATCAAAAAAACGGTACAAAAATAGAAATGGGTTCCAGACTCCTTGCCCAAAGCTTCACAAAGCCGGAATATCTGGTGGGAAGGCCAGCAGGGGTCTCCAATCTTTCTCCAGTCAGCAAGGAGGAGAAAACGCTGGTGCAGGAACGGATAGACTGGTGGCATACATTGGATCCAGAGAATGAAAAGGAGATACCAATGGATCTGGTCACTGGTTCGGGAAGCGGCGTTGACCCTCACATCACACCCCAGGCAGCTGAGTATCAGGTAACGCGGATTGCAAAGGCCAGAGGGATGACAGAAGAGGAAGTGCGCCATATGATTAATAAATATACAAGTGGCCGGCTGCTGGGATTTATGGGGGAGCCTTCTGTTGATGTATTCATGGTAAATTTAGCGCTGGATGGGTTGATATAA
- a CDS encoding amino acid ABC transporter ATP-binding protein: MINIRGLNKWFGKHQVLHDIEFHVDKNEVVVIIGSSGSGKSTLLRCINFFEIAQEGMIQIDGKTITSKTKNLHLIRQEVGMVFQHFNLFPHKTVLENVMEGLTQVKKVPLKMAKEEGLSLLDKVNMQDKADTYPAMISGGQKQRVAIARALAMNPKIMLFDEPTSALDPELVGEVLKVMKNLADDGMTMVVVTHEMGFAKEVADRIVYMDEGKIVEEGTPEEIFERPLNERTKEFISQIL; the protein is encoded by the coding sequence ATGATAAATATAAGAGGACTTAATAAATGGTTTGGAAAGCATCAAGTATTGCATGATATCGAATTCCATGTAGACAAGAATGAAGTAGTTGTTATTATTGGTTCAAGTGGGTCAGGGAAGAGTACGTTACTTCGATGTATTAATTTTTTTGAAATAGCCCAGGAGGGAATGATTCAGATTGATGGGAAAACAATAACCTCAAAAACGAAGAATTTACACCTGATTAGACAAGAAGTAGGCATGGTGTTTCAGCATTTTAATCTTTTTCCACACAAAACTGTATTAGAAAATGTGATGGAAGGCTTAACACAAGTTAAGAAAGTTCCGCTTAAAATGGCAAAGGAAGAAGGACTTTCATTGTTAGATAAAGTAAATATGCAAGACAAGGCGGATACATATCCAGCCATGATATCAGGCGGACAAAAACAACGTGTCGCTATTGCACGTGCATTAGCTATGAATCCTAAGATTATGTTATTTGACGAACCTACATCAGCCTTAGACCCGGAACTGGTTGGTGAAGTTTTAAAGGTTATGAAAAACCTTGCAGATGATGGTATGACCATGGTTGTAGTTACACATGAGATGGGGTTTGCAAAGGAAGTTGCTGACAGAATCGTTTACATGGATGAAGGCAAAATTGTCGAGGAAGGAACACCGGAGGAAATATTTGAACGTCCTTTAAATGAGAGAACGAAAGAGTTTATATCACAGATTTTATAG